The Pseudonocardia broussonetiae DNA segment TCGCGGCGCGCCCTCCCGAGTTGTAGGAAAGCCACGTTCACGCAACCTCGTTGCGTGAACGTGGCTTTCCTGCAATCGGGTGGTGGACGGCGGGCGTCGTGAACGCCGCGTGAACGACGGCCGAAATATCGCGTTCCCGGACGTCACGGCGGTCACGACCGGGCCCCGGGGCTGGCCATCGCGGCCCCCCGCCTGCCTACGATGCCGCCCGTGACCGCACTGCTGTGCGTGCTGATCGCGGCCGCCGCTCTCGCGCTCGGCGTCGTCGTCGGGGCGCGGACCGCGCGGCGGCGCGTCGAGCCCGCTCCCGTCCCGGCCCCGCCGACGCCCGGCCCGCCCATGGCCGACCTCCTGCAGCGGGTGTTCCGCTCCTCCGACACCGGCCTCGCCGTGCTCACCCGCGCGGGCGACGTCGTGCTGCACAACGACCGCGCCGTCGAGCTCGGCCTCGTGAAGTCCGGCCTCCCCGACGCGCGGGCGTGGGCGGCGTGCCAGCGCGCCGAGCGCACCGGGCAGCCCGCCACCGTCGACCTCTCCCCGCTGGGCCACCGCGGCCGCCAGCCCGCCGCCGTCGTCGCCGACGTGCGTCCGCTGGGTGACGGCTACACGGTCGCCGAGGCGGCCGACACCTCCGACGCCGTGCGGCTGGAGGCCACGCGCCGCGACTTCGTCGCCAACGTCAGCCACGAGCTCAAGACGCCCGTCGGCGCGGTGGGGCTGCTCGCGGAGGCGGTGCTGGACGCCGCCGACGACCCCGTCGAGGTGCGCCGGTTCAGCGCGAAGATCCTCAGCGAGGCCAACCGGCTGGGCGCGCTGGTGACCGAGCTGATCGCGCTGTCGCGGCTGACGGGGGCCGAGCGGCTGCCGGAGCTGTGCGTCGTCGACGTCGACGAGGTGGTCCGCGAGGCCATGGCCCGCAGCCGGATCTCCGCCGAGCGGGCGCGCATCGACATCACCGTCGACCGCCCCACCGGCCTGGAGGTCGACGGCGACCGCACGCTGCTGGTCACCGCGCTGTCCAACCTCGTCGAGAACGCGATCGCGTACTCGCCCGCCGAGGCGTCGGTGTCGGTGTCGCGGCGGCGCGTCGGCGACTGGGTGGAGGTCTCGGTCACCGACCGCGGCATCGGCATCGCCCCCGAGCACCAGAAGCGCGTGTTCGAGCGCTTCTTCCGCGTCGACCCCGCCCGCTCGCGCGCCACCGGCGGCACCGGGCTGGGGCTCGCGATCGTCAAGCACGTGCTGGCCAACCACGGGGGCGAGGTGCGGCTGTGGAGCAGTCCCGGCACCGGCTCCACGTTCACGATGCGCCTGCCGGTCCACACCGACGAGCTCGACGACCTCGACGAGGCCGACGAGCCCGAGGGCGCCACCGAACTGCGCGCGAAGGAGATGTCATGACCAGGGTGCTCATCGTCGAGGACGAGGAGTCCTTCGCCGATCCGCTCGCGTTCCTGCTGCGCAAGGAGGGCTTCACGACGGCCGTGGCCGTCACCGGGCACGAGGCGCTGGAGGAGTTCGACCGCAACGGCGCCGACATCGTGCTGCTCGACCTCATGCTCCCCGGCATGAGCGGCACCGACGTCTGCAAGGCCCTGCGCACCCGCTCCGCCGTCCCGGTGATCATGGTGACGGCCCGCGACAGCGAGATCGACAAGGTCGTGGGCCTGGAGCTGGGCGCCGACGACTACGTCACCAAGCCCTACTCCGCCCGCGAGCTCATCGCCCGTGTCCGCGCGGTGCTGCGCCGCGGCGGCGAGGGCGGCCCGGAGGCCGACGGCCCCGGCGGCCGGGGGAGCGGCGCGGTGCTCGAGGCCGGGCCGGTGCGCATGGACGTGGAGCGGCACGTCGTGTCGGTGGGCGGGGAGGACGTGGCCCTGCCGCTCAAGGAGTTCGACCTGCTGGAGTACCTGCTGCGCAACGTCGGCCGGGTGCTCACCCGCGGCCAGCTCATCGACCGCGTCTGGGGTGCCGACTACGTGGGCGACACGAAGACGCTGGACGTGCACGTGAAGCGACTGCGGTCGAAGGTGGAGACCGACCCGGGGGCCCCGAAGCACCTGGTGACGGTGCGGGGGCTCGGGTACAAGTTCGAGGCCTGACCGCCGGCGGCACACGACCGGATCGATGCCCCGCCAAGATGCGCAGGACCGGGCGATCCCGCAGAACTCGACTCACACCGCGTCGGCGCCGATCGTGTTGCGCATCCGCTTCAGCAGAGCCATCTGCTCGCGGGTGAGCGACGACCGGGCCGCCGCGTGGATCTCGCCGTGGTTGCTGTGCAGCGGGATGTCGGCCTTCCCGCTGGCGGACACCTGCGCCATCGACCACCGGGAGAACGTCCGCTCGTCCCAGGTGCCTTCCTCGACGATGGTGACGTCGGTGTGCCGTTCGTCGCTGTTGATGCTGTCGAACAGCGACCGCACCGCTGCCTCGTCGCCCTCGAGGGCCTGGACGAAGTAGTGATCGGTGATCAGCAGGGCGCCGGTGACGCGCGCCGCCTTGTTGCGGGACCGGGCGACGTCGAAGATGCGCGCGAGCACCTTCGGTCGATCCTCGGCCGGAATCCTGCTGTGACTCCGGTAGACGAGCCGGAAGACGGGTTCGGATTCGCCGGGGCTCGCCGCAGTCATCGTCGACCTTCCGTCACCGGGAATCTGGCGTGGGGCAGGGTAGCGCAGAACCCGGTCCCGGCCATAGCACGCCGAGGCCCTCAGTGCCATGTCTGGAGATGCGCGCTACGCCGTGCGCACTGCAGGACGCGGGCCGGCCGCTGCCGGTCACGGTGCCGAGGGGCAGGCGCACCGCCCGGTGGGTACGAGTGCGCGGCAGGTGCGCCGGGGGGCGTGCGCAGTGCGCGGGGGAGGGTGTGACGGGTTCGGTCACGGCCGGATCACGACGGGCAGTAGCCTGCAGCCGTGCGCCTGGGTGTGCTCGACGTCGGTTCCAACACCGTCCACCTGCTGGTGGTGGACGCGCACCGCGGCGGCCACCCCACGCCCATGACCTCGGAGAAGGACGAGCTGCGCCTCGCCGAGAACCTCGACGCCGACGGCGCGCTCACCCCGGCCGGGGCCGACGCGCTCGTCCGGGCCGTCGCGAAGGCCGGCGCCGCGGCCACCGAGGCGGGCTGCGCCGACGTCCTCGCGTTCGCCACCTCCGCCCTGCGCGACGCCACCAACTCCGCCGCCGTGCTCGCCCGCGTCCGCGACGAGACCGGCGTCCGGCTGCAGGTGCTGCCCGGTGACGACGAGGCGCGGTACACGTTCCTCGCGGTCCGGCGCTGGTACGGCTGGTCGGCCGGACGCCTGCTCGTGCTCGACATCGGCGGCGGGTCGCTGGAGCTCGCGGCCGGGCGCGACGAGCACCCCGCCGTGGCCGCGTCGCTGCCCCTGGGCGCGGGACGCCTGACGCGCGAGTGGTTCCGCTCCGACCCGCCCTCGCGCCGGGAGATCGACGCCCTGCGCGCCCACCTCGACGCCGAGCTCGCCCCCGTCGCGCGGCGGCTGCGCCGGGCCGGTGCGCCGGAGCTCGCGGTCGGCACGTCGAAGACGTTCCGGTCGCTGGCCCGCCTCACCGGGGCCGCGCCGTCGAGCGAGGGGCCGCGGGTGCGGCGCGCGCTGACCGACGTCGGGCTCCGCCAGCTCGCCGCGTTCATCACGCGGATGTCGGCGGGCGACCTCGCCGAGCTGGAGGGCGTCAGCGCCAGCCGCGCGCACCAGCTGGTGGCCGGCGCGCTCGTCGCCGAGGCCGCCATGCGCGCCCTGCAGATCACGCAGCTGGAGATCTGCCCGTGGGCCCTGCGGGAGGGCGTCATCCTCCGGCGGCTCGACACGCTGGAGGGCTCCGCCCGCCCGCCCTCGGCACAGACCGACCGCTCGGCGCAGGACGCGCCGGACGGACTTGGACGCTTGACGTCGTACGAGGCACGGTGTACTGGATGAGTTCCGAGACCGACCACCCCCGTCAGCGCACCGTCGCCGAGCTGCTCGCCGAGCACGGCAGCGGTGGTGCGTCCACCGGTCGGCGTCGCCGCCGGCGGGAGAGCGACGATCTCGACGAAGGCGCCCCGCCCGGTCCGCCGCCCGCCGCTCCCGCCGACGCGCCGGTCGCGGCCCCGGACCGCTCGGTCCTGCGCGAGCCGGTGCAGCCCGCCCCGCCGCGGGGCGAGCCGTACGACGCGCGTCCGGGCGCACCGTCCCGGCAGGCCCCGCCGCACCAGAACGGGGCGCCCCAGAACGGCGGGCCCCAGAACGGCGGGCCCCAGAACGGCGGGCCCCAGAACGGCGGGCCCCAGAACGGCCCGGGGAACCAGAACGCCCCGCAGGCCCGCAACGGAGCCCCGACGCGGAGCGGCGGGCCGGCGCAGGGCGGTCCGGCCCAGAACGCCCCCGCTCAGAACGCGCCGGCCCAGAACGGCGCACCGCAGAACACCCCGACGCAGAACCGCCCGCCGCAGGACGCCCCCACGCAGAACCGCCCGCCGCAGGACGCGGGGCCGCAGGAGGGCCGCAGCGGGACCGCCCCCGGCACCCAGCCCGCCCCCGGCACCCAGCCCGCCCCCGGCACCCAGCCCCAGAACGGCCAGGCCGGCAACAACCAGGCCCGGAGCGGTGCGGTCCAGGACGGCGCCCGCCAGGACGTCGCCCGTCAGGACGGCCCGGGCCAGGACGGTGCGCGCTACGACGGGCCGCCGCAGGACGGGACGGCCCACGACGGGACGGCGCAGGACGGGACGGCCCAGTACCGCGCGGTCACCCCCGGCGCGGCTCCCGACGGCGTGACGCGCAACGGCCCGGCGGCCCAGCAGGCCCCCACCCGCCCCGCGGCCCCGCCCGCACGCCCGCCGGCCGCGCCCCCCGTCACCGCGCAGCCGAGCCTCGCGAAGGGGGCGCCCCAGGGCCCCGCCGCCGCGCCCGAGCGCGACCGGCCCACCGACGTCATGCCGCGCTACCGCGACGACGACCCGGTGGAGGAGGACCTCTTCACCCGCCCGATCCCGAAGCAGGCGCCGGCCGACGACGACGCCGACGAGGGCCCCTCGACCATGGTCGGCGTCGCGCCGGTCGGGGCCGAGGACTGGCACCGCGCCCGCACCGACGACGCCCGCCGCGACGGCGCGGCAACCGATCTCGAGGAGGACGGCCTCGAGAGCACCGGCTACCACCCGGCCGGTTTCGACGACGCCGACGACCGCGGATTCGACGATCGGGGCTTCGACGACCGGGGCTTCGACGACCGGGCCCCGGTCCGCCCCGGCGAGGGCCCCGCGGGCCTCGGCGGCCGCCCGCTCGACGCCGACGACGACGTCCCGCCCCCGCGCGAGCGCCGGCTGGGCCGCGGCTCCTCGGCCCGCGAGGGCGCCTCGACCGGGTGGGCCGCGGTCGTGGTGCAGTGGATCGCCGGTGCGCTCGGCGGGGCCGTGCTGTGGGTGCTGTTCCGGTTCCTGTGGCGCAACCTGCCCGTCGTCGCGCTCGCCTCGGCCGTGCTCGTCACGGTCGGTCTCGTCGTGGTCGTCCGCGCCCTGCTGCACAACGACGACCGGCGCACGACCGTCTTCGCCGTGCTCGTCGGCCTCCTCCTGACCGTGTCGCCCGCGATCCTGGTACTCATGGGCAGATGAGGCTCTCGCCGCCCGTCGCCCTGTCGACGGCATCGGTCTACCCGGAACCGGTCGCCGCGGGGTTCGAGGTGGCGGCGGAGCTGGGGTACGACGGCGTCGAGCTGATGGTGTGGTCGGACCCGGTGAGCCAGGACGTCGCCGCCGTCGACCGCCTGGCCCAGCGCCACGGCGTTCCCGTCCTCGCCGTGCACGCGCCCTGCCTGGCCGTGACGCAGCGCGTGTGGGGCGCCGACCCGATCGTCCGCATCCGCCGCTCCGTCGAGGCCGCGGCGCAGCTGGGGGCGTCCACGGTCGTGCTGCACCCGCCGTTCCGCTGGCAGCGCCGCTACGCCGCGCAGTTCGCCGACGAGGTGGCGCGCGCGGGCGAGTACAGCGGCGTGGCGCTCGCCGTCGAGAACATGTTCCCGCTGCGGCGCGGGGCGATCCGCACGGTGCCCTACAGCCCCGGCTACGACCCCACCGACGTCGGGCACGCCCACTACACGCTCGACCTCTCCCACACCGCCGCCGCGGGCTCCGACACCCTTGCGATGCTCGAGCGCATGGGGGAGCGGCTCACGCACCTGCACCTCACCGACGGCAGCGGCGCCCCCCGCGACGAGCACCTCGTGCCCGGGCGCGGCACGCAGCCGTGCGCGGAGGTCTGCGAGCGCCTCGTCGCGTCCGGGTTCGCCGGGGTGGTGGTGCTGGAGGTCAGCACGCGCCGCTGCCGCACCCGCTACGAGCGGACGTCGCTGCTGGCCGAGTCGCTGCTGTTCGCGCGGCTGCACCTGCAGGCCGCGCCCGACCCCGCCCTGTCCTAGGAGCACCCTCCTCGGCGCGCATCACACCGGCCGCGCGGCGGTGGCGTGGTAGAGCTTTCCCATGACCACGACGGGTACCGCGACGGCACCGTTCCGCCGCGCCATCGCCATCGACGACCTGGGTGACGGCCGCTTCGGCGCCGAGCTCGGCCCGCACTGGACGGTGGGCCCCAAGGCGCACGGCGGGCTGCTGATGGTGCTGCTCGCGCAGGCCGGGCTCGCCCGCCTCGCCGCCGACGCCCCCGGCGCGGCCCCCGACCCCCTCGCGGTCGCGGCCGACTTCCTGCGCGCCCCCGACCCCGGCCCCGTCGAGCTGACGACGGAGGTCCTCAAGCTGGGGCGCACGGTGTCGGTCGTGCAGGTGCGGATGAGCCAGGGCGGCAAGGCGATGCTCGCGGCCACCGTCACCGGCGGCACGCTGCCCGACGCCGAGCCGCACTACGCCGACCTGCCCGACCTCCCGGCCGACCCGCCCGCTGACGCGTTCGACCCGGGCTCGCAGGAGAAGGCGGTGTTCGGCCTGTCCTCCTCGTGCGACCTGCGCTTCGACCAGGCGTCCATGCCGTTCGCGCGCCGCGAGCAGGGCCCGCCGGTCGTGCGCGGCTGGACCCGCCCCCGCGACGAGCCCACCGACGTCCTGTTCGCGATGCTCGCCGGCGACATCCTGCCGCCCACCGTGTTCAACGTGACCGGCCGCTTCGGCTGGGCCCCCACCGTCCAGCTGACGGCCCTGCTCCGCGCGAAGCCCGCCCCCGGCTGGCTGCGGGTGGAGTCGCGGTCGCGGACGGTCGCCGGCACCTGGTTCGACGAGGACGCCACCGTCGTCGACGCGGCGGGCCGGCTGGTCTGCCAGGCCCGCCAGCTCGCGCTGGCCCCGCTGACCGACTGATCACCGGCGGGGCGGCCCCGACTACCGTCTCGGCCATGACGCGGATCGCGGTGCTCGGGGCGGGGAAGATCGGGGAGGCCCTGCTGGCCGGGCTGCTGGCGGCCGGGCGGTCGCCGGGCGACCTGGTGTTCACCGAGCGGCACCCGGAGCGCTCCGCGGAGCTGACGGCCCGCCTGGGCGTGGCCGGGGTGGACGTCGCCGCCGCCGCGGCGCACGCCGAGATCGTCGTCATCGCCGTGAAGCCCCAGGACGTCGTGCCGGTGCTCGCCGAGCTCGCGGGCGTGGTGCGCCCCGGCACGCTCGTGGTGTCGCTGTGCGCGGGCGTCCCGCTGGCCGTCGTCGAGGGGGCGCTGCCCGCCGGCACCGCCGCCGTCCGTGTCATGCCGAACACCCCGATGCTGGTGGGGGAGGCGATGAGCGCGCTGTCGGGCGGCGCGCACAGCAGCGAGGAGCAGCTCGCCGCCGTCGAGGAGATGCTCCGGGCCGTCGGGCGCGTCGTCCGGGTCCCGGAGTCGCAGCAGGACGCGGTCACCGCGCTGTCGGGCTCGGGTCCGGCGTACTTCTTCTTCCTGGTCGAGGCCATGATCGACGCCGGGATCCTGCTCGGCCTGCCGCGCGCGGTGGCCGCCGACCTCATCGTGCAGTCGGCGTTCGGGGCGGCCCTGATGCTGCGCGAGTCCGACGACCACCCGGTGATCCTGCGCGAGGCCGTCACCTCGCCCGCGGGCACGACGATCGCCGCGATCCGGGAGCTGGAGAAGCACGGCGTGCGGGCCGCGCTGATCGCCGCGATCGAGGCGGCGCGCGACCGATCGGTCGAACTGGGTCGCGCGGCGGCAGGGCGGTGACCCGATCGGACGACCGCCTCTCACCCTGACGCGGGGCTGAACTGCACGCACGAGTGGCGATGCGTGTCGAAGTCGTCACAGGGGCACCGCTAAGCTCACGCAGAACACCAGTGCCGTGTCTGGTGACCAGACGAAAGCGGTGAGCGGGATGGCGTCCGAACAGCACGGGTTCGCCCAGGTGCAGTTCCTGACCGTGGCCGAGGTCGCAGCGACCATGCGGGTCTCGAAGATGACCGTGTACCGCCTCGTGCACTCCGGCGAACTGCCGGCCGCACGGGTCGGGCGCTCGTTCCGCGTGCCCAAGCCCGCCGTCGAGGACTACCTCCGCAACGCCTACTTCGACGCGGGCTGATACCCGCGCGAGTGCCCCGGTAAGGTGGACCACCGGTCGTCCTCCCGGCCGGCGCCGATCTCCGCACCACCGGCGCCGTGCAGCCGGGCCCGCCCGCTCCACCCGCAGACCAGGAAGGCACCCAGCATGGGTTCAGTCATCAAGAAGCGCCGCAAGCGGATGTCGAAGAAGAAGCACCGCAAGCTCCTGCGCAAGACCCGCGTGCAGCGTCGCAAGCTCGGCAAGTGAGGCGGGCCGGCGGGTGACCGCCGGCCGCACCGGGTCCGTGGCCCCCTGTCCCTGCACATCGTGTCGGTGGCCACGACCCGACGCGCGGTGGGTGCGCAGGGTCTAGCATCGGCCACTCACCGCATCGATCGTTCTTCGGAGTAGGTCCGTGACGCCATCTGTCGTGCTCGTCACGGGGGTCAGCCGGTTCCTCGGCGGGCACCTCGCCGCCCGGCTCGCCGCCAACCCCGACATCGACCGCGTGCTGGGGGTCGACACCGTCCCCCCACCGCGCGACCTCCTGCGCCGGATGGGCCGCGCCGAGTTCGTGCGCGCCGACATCCGCAACCCGCTCATCTCCAAGGTCATCGAGCACGCCTCCGTCGACACCGTCGTGCACGCGTCGCTGTCGGCCAACCCCGGGTCGTCCGGGGGGCGCGCCACGATGAAGGAGATGAACGTCATCGGCACGATGCAGCTCCTCGCGGCGTGCCAGAAGGCGCCGTCGGTGCGGCGCATGGTGCTCAAGTCCACCACCGCGGTGTACGGCTCCAGCCCGCGCGACCCGGCGCTGTTCGACGAGACGACCACGCCGAAGGACCTGCCCTCGGGCGGCTACGCGAAGGACGCCGTCGAGATCGAGGGCTACCTGCGCGGCTTCGGCCGCCGCCGCCCCGACGTCTCGGTCACCGTGCTGCGGTTCTCCAACTTCATCGGCCCGCGCATCGACACGGTGCTCACCCGCTACTTCTCCCTGCCGGTGATCCCCACCGTGCTCGGCTACGACGCCCGCGTGCAGCTGCTGCACGAGGAGGACGCCCTCGCGGTCCTGGAGCGCGCCACGAGCCACGACCTGCCCGGCGTGTACAACGTGGCCGCCGACGGCGTCCTGCTGCTCTCCCAGGCCATCCGGCGGGCCGGGCGCGTGCCGCTGCCGGTGCCCAGCGGGGCCGTCGGCCCGGTGAGCCGGATCTTCCGCGGCGCGCGGCTCGTCGACTTCTCCCCGGAGCAGATGCGCTTCCTCAACTTCGGCCGGGTCGTCGACACCGCCCGGCTCCGCAGCCAGTTCGGGTTCACCCCGCGCTGGACCACCACCCAGGCGTTCGACGACTACGTCCGCGGCCGCGCCCTGCGCCCCGTGGTCTCGGCCGAGTCCATCGAGACGGTCGAGCGCGGCGTGCTCGCCGCGGCCAGGACGCTGCGATGACGCCCGCCGACGCGAGGAGGGCCGCCGTGTCCGACGCCCACGTCATCCCGCTGCACGCCGACCGCAGCGGGGCCCGCACCCGCTGGCGCCTCGGCGAGAGCCGCAGCGCGCCCGCCCCGGAGCCCGAGCCGGTGCCCGCACCCGAGCCCGAGCCGGAGCCCGTCGCGGAGTGGGAGGAGGCGCTCACCGAGGCGCTCGCGTTCCTGCGCAGGCGGCTCGCGGGCGACTACACCGTCGACGAGTTCGGGTTCGACGCCGAGCTCACCGACAACGTCCTGCTCCCCGCCCTGCGCCCGCTCTACGAGCGCTGGTTCCGCGTGGAGACCATCGGGATGCACCACGTGCCCGACACCGGTGGCGCGCTGATCGTCGCCAACCACTCGGGAACGCTGCCGCTGGACTCCCTCATGACGGCCGTGGCCCTGCACGACGACCATCCCGCGCAGCGGCACCTGCGGATGCTGGGCGCCGACCTGATGTTCCAGCTGCCCGTCCTGGGCTCGCTGGCGCGCAAGCAGGGCAGCACGCTGGCCTGCACCCCGGACGCCGAGCGCCTGATGTCGGCGGGCGAGCTCGTCGGCGTGTGGCCGGAGGGCTTCAAGGGCATCGGCAAGCCGTTCCGCGACCGCTACAAGCTGCAGCGCTTCGGCCGTGGCGGTTTCGTGTCGGCGGCGCTGCGCACCGGCGTGCCGATCATCCCGTGCTCGATCGTCGGGGCCGAGGAGATCTACCCCAAGATCGGCGAGGTGAAGGCGCTCGCGCGGCTGTTCGGGGCGCCGTACTTCCCCGTCACGCCGCTGTTCCCGCACCTGGGGCCGCTGGGGCTGATCCCGCTGCCGTCGAAGTGGTACATCGAGTTCGGCGAGCCCATCTGCACCGAGGGCCTGGGCGCCGGCGAGGCCGACGACCCGATGCTCGTGTTCAACCTGACCGACCAGGTCCGCGAGACGATCCAGCACACGCTCTACCGGCTGCTGTCCCAGCGCCGCAACGCGTTCCTGGGCTGAGAGCGGGTCAGCGCCGCCGCACCGCGAGGCCCGCGGCGGCCACCGCGGCCGCACCGATAACCGACGGCACGCCGATCCGGGCGGCCCGGCGGCCGGTGCGGAAGTCGCGGACCTGCCAGCCGCGCTCGCGGGCGATGTCGCGCAGGGACGCGTCGGGGTTGATCGCCACCGCCGTGCCGACGGCCGAGAGCATCGGCACGTCGTTGACGGAGTCGGAGTACGCCGTGCAGCGGCGCAGGTCGAGCCCCTCGGACACGGCCAGCGCGCGCACGGCGTGGCCCTTCGCGGGGCCGTGCAGGATCTCGCCGACGAGCCGCCCGGTGTAGACGCCGTCGACGCTCTCGGCGACGGTGCCCAGCGCGCCGGTGAGGCCCAGGCGCCGCGCGATGATCAGGGCCAGCTCGACGGGCGTGGCCGTGACGAGCCAGACCCGCTGCCCGGCGTCGAGGTGCATCTGGGCGAGCGCGCGGGTGCCGGCCCAGATGCGGTCGGCCATCAGCTCGTCGTAGATCTCCTCGCCCAGCGTGGTGATCTCGTCGACGCTGCGGCCCGCGACGAAGGACAGCGCCGTGTCGCGCCCCGTCGTCGTGGAGTAGGTGCTCTCCCGGCCGCCGACCCGGAACTTGATCTGCTGCCACGCGAAGCCGGCGAGGTCGGAGCTGGTGAAGAACTTGCGGGCGGCGAGCCCGCGGGCGAAGTGGAAGATCGACGCGCCGATCATCATGGTGTTGTCGACGTCGAAGAAGGCCGCGGCGGTGAGGTCGGTCAGCGGCACGTCGCCCGGGCCGCTGTCGCCGGCCGCGACCGCGGCGGCCGCCGAGGCCTCCCCGGCCCGGACGGCCGGGTCGAGCGCCGTCGACGCGTCGATCCCGCGCGGGGCGTCTCCTGCGCCTGTCACCTGGGCTCCTCGAGGACGACGACGATCGGTGTGCCCACCCTAACGAGCGGGACCGCCGCGGGAAGATCCCCGCGGCGGTCCCGGTCGTGCACAAGCGTGGTGCGTCAGCCGATCGACACGCCGGGCAGGCCCGGCAGCAGCGGCGGCAGCTGGATCGGCGGCACCAGCGGCAGCGGGATCGACACGTCGCCCTCGCCGCCCCCGGAGGTGTCGGAGGAGCCGCCGCTGGTGGACAGGCCCTCGTCGGGCAGCGGGAGGCCGTCCGGACCGAGGTCGGGCAGCAGGCCGCCGCTCTCGGACGACGGGGCGCCCGGGGTCGTGGTCGTCGTGCCGCCCGGGGCGGTGCTGGAGGTCGCGGGCGAGGTGCCGTCCGGGGTGGTGGTCGGCGTGACGCTCTCGTCCTCGGTGGTGGCGGGGTCGTCGGCGACCTGCGCCCGGGGGGAGCAGGTGCCCTCGGCCGGGAGCCGGCCGAGGTCGTCGACGGTGTTGGAGGTGACGTCGGAGCAGGACGACCGCGCCTCGAGGGCCTCGGTGCGGCCGACCAGGCGGTCGAGCAGCGCGAGCGAGGTGTCGGCGTCGGCGACGGCCGGGTCGGGCAGGGAGGACCGCAGCAGCGACAGGCGCGCGGCCTGCTCGGCGGCCCAGGTGCGGAGGTCGCCGAGAGCGGGGGCGCCGGACGCGTCCTCCGTGCTCAGCAGCATCCGCGAACCCTCGCCCGTGGACTCGTCGAAGTCGTGCATCGCGGCCGCGAGCAGCGCCGGGTCGGCGCTGCCGGCGGCGGCACCGGCCTGGACGAGCCGCTCCACCTCGTCGAGCCGGGTGGTGGCGAGCGCGAGGTAGCGCTGCGCGCGC contains these protein-coding regions:
- a CDS encoding lysophospholipid acyltransferase family protein — protein: MTPADARRAAVSDAHVIPLHADRSGARTRWRLGESRSAPAPEPEPVPAPEPEPEPVAEWEEALTEALAFLRRRLAGDYTVDEFGFDAELTDNVLLPALRPLYERWFRVETIGMHHVPDTGGALIVANHSGTLPLDSLMTAVALHDDHPAQRHLRMLGADLMFQLPVLGSLARKQGSTLACTPDAERLMSAGELVGVWPEGFKGIGKPFRDRYKLQRFGRGGFVSAALRTGVPIIPCSIVGAEEIYPKIGEVKALARLFGAPYFPVTPLFPHLGPLGLIPLPSKWYIEFGEPICTEGLGAGEADDPMLVFNLTDQVRETIQHTLYRLLSQRRNAFLG
- a CDS encoding HAD family hydrolase, whose product is MTGAGDAPRGIDASTALDPAVRAGEASAAAAVAAGDSGPGDVPLTDLTAAAFFDVDNTMMIGASIFHFARGLAARKFFTSSDLAGFAWQQIKFRVGGRESTYSTTTGRDTALSFVAGRSVDEITTLGEEIYDELMADRIWAGTRALAQMHLDAGQRVWLVTATPVELALIIARRLGLTGALGTVAESVDGVYTGRLVGEILHGPAKGHAVRALAVSEGLDLRRCTAYSDSVNDVPMLSAVGTAVAINPDASLRDIARERGWQVRDFRTGRRAARIGVPSVIGAAAVAAAGLAVRRR
- a CDS encoding DUF5667 domain-containing protein, which codes for MPAGQGKDAEQLDAAIEQGTPPGSVADPELARDLEIVAMLRSRRAAYDPHPEDRSRAKQRLMEALLAAQAEDRAAAASPAPHASELTAPLPLVTAPPAPVSGATDETAVIGRVTDDEPAVAHEDGGTAVESPVVRPARPGRHSLPTRPGSRSRSRAASRPPSRGLRRRFAMVGAATMVALVAIVTAGNFASRNALPGDALYAMKRISEDTGLAFTFDDTERAQRYLALATTRLDEVERLVQAGAAAGSADPALLAAAMHDFDESTGEGSRMLLSTEDASGAPALGDLRTWAAEQAARLSLLRSSLPDPAVADADTSLALLDRLVGRTEALEARSSCSDVTSNTVDDLGRLPAEGTCSPRAQVADDPATTEDESVTPTTTPDGTSPATSSTAPGGTTTTTPGAPSSESGGLLPDLGPDGLPLPDEGLSTSGGSSDTSGGGEGDVSIPLPLVPPIQLPPLLPGLPGVSIG